From the genome of Lasioglossum baleicum unplaced genomic scaffold, iyLasBale1 scaffold0021, whole genome shotgun sequence:
TTTTCACTTCCTCCAAATTATTGTCTGCTTCCCATGATATGAAGTCAACcttttttaacaatttctgtTCATGGTATTTTAATTTTCTGACCATTTTCGTGGAAAAATTTTAGTCCTTATACCACGTGAAAGACAATGTTTTGATTCTGCTTAATGGTAATATAGGTTAGGTTGCTGTAAGCATgatcatttttatgtaaatagtGGGTATCCGTTCTGCAGATTTTTGACGTAGCAACAAGTTCTTTGCAATAAACGAAATTAGAAGAATAGTTCAATGAAACTTGCTAAAGAATTATAAAAATGCTGTATAacgtaattttatatattaaatgtCGATATTATTTAGATAACAattgtatttaattttgttCGCAAGGATTACATGGAAAGCAATAACATACCAAttatgaaacattattgctaCATGTTATAGGAAACACCGACCTGGaaacaaacaataaaaatacaaaactgcAATTTATTTACAATGGAGAAAAAACAAAATGAACCAGCACCAGGAGATGGTTTACGATCTCTCAGAAGTACAATGCTGTTTCGGGCAGTCAATTATGAGTTATATGTTAAACCGGTGAGACaataattttcaagttttgttGTTAAATTCTATTGAATTCGATACTCcaggatttttaaaaaatttttataaccgttgaagcataaagatccgcagcctaataaTAATCAACAATGATTTCTCTTCCAGAATAAAGTGATAATGATTTTTGGAGCCGTAATGATGTTGAGCAGTGTGGGATACATTTTGTATATGCGACAGAAATACGATAGAAAGCAGTATTATAATGCGGTGGCGGAGGACGGGTCAGTTGTTTTAACAAAAAAGAAGTCTAAATGGGAAGActgatgtaaataatatttcacgTAGATGAATAACAATCACATAAT
Proteins encoded in this window:
- the LOC143219208 gene encoding small integral membrane protein 8, whose product is MLYNETPTWKQTIKIQNCNLFTMEKKQNEPAPGDGLRSLRSTMLFRAVNYELYVKPNKVIMIFGAVMMLSSVGYILYMRQKYDRKQYYNAVAEDGSVVLTKKKSKWED